The Streptomyces sp. NBC_01275 genome has a segment encoding these proteins:
- a CDS encoding trypsin-like serine protease — MKRILLSAVCVGASMGLVFSLNTSASSAERAVTPNRMAAMPQGYESWKEVYSVQEFLTKQVNQIEDGVAHLGNSGYSGAKINFEKREVDVYWKGKPSSAARMIFDNAAGRYPIVVRSSEYSRKELTPVAKEFLSTTKNSRLKLADGTSITEQEAAFVSVNEDGSGITVGVLKGKGLQKTQSAASRSGRGALISEDGRTVDVDITVEGNADSAKPQNASRYSTPSTGGAVINMASNDNCSTGFGVTQNGSRFMLTARHCGATGAAVYYADPQRTPLGTVTNSNTAQDIAIFSISNGSQPDRRKWTGTSFNQNSSNGAAHNVTGFGNPAVNGFVYTDGAYLGTSGSNQVQSSQYYYNLEGNVVGPLYLASNTAGAPASASGNSGGPVYQYTSGSGITATGIISGGSYIVPCPAGVIASSCTSRVFFSGASRTAETLGLSGF, encoded by the coding sequence GTGAAAAGAATTCTGCTCTCGGCAGTCTGCGTTGGTGCCAGCATGGGCCTTGTCTTCAGCCTCAATACCTCCGCGTCGAGCGCTGAAAGGGCCGTGACCCCTAATCGAATGGCAGCGATGCCGCAAGGCTACGAAAGCTGGAAAGAAGTTTATAGCGTTCAGGAATTCCTGACAAAGCAGGTAAATCAAATCGAAGACGGAGTAGCCCATCTGGGTAACTCTGGATATAGCGGCGCAAAGATTAACTTCGAAAAGCGCGAAGTTGATGTCTACTGGAAGGGGAAGCCTTCTTCCGCAGCGCGGATGATATTTGATAACGCCGCCGGGCGCTATCCGATAGTCGTGAGGTCGTCAGAATATAGCCGAAAGGAACTTACCCCTGTCGCTAAAGAATTTCTTTCGACTACCAAGAATTCCCGGCTGAAGTTGGCAGATGGGACGAGCATCACGGAACAGGAGGCAGCGTTCGTTTCTGTTAACGAAGATGGCTCCGGCATTACGGTTGGCGTGCTCAAGGGTAAAGGGTTGCAGAAAACTCAGTCGGCTGCGTCTCGTAGCGGGCGAGGAGCGCTGATTTCGGAGGATGGTCGGACTGTTGATGTAGACATCACCGTCGAGGGCAATGCCGACTCGGCGAAGCCGCAGAACGCTTCTAGGTACTCTACGCCTTCCACTGGCGGCGCTGTAATCAATATGGCTAGTAATGACAACTGCTCCACAGGGTTTGGGGTTACGCAAAACGGTTCACGGTTTATGCTTACGGCACGTCACTGCGGCGCCACAGGCGCCGCAGTGTACTATGCCGATCCACAGCGCACCCCTCTCGGTACAGTCACAAATTCAAATACTGCACAGGACATCGCGATATTTTCGATCAGCAACGGATCGCAGCCTGACAGGAGAAAGTGGACTGGGACCTCTTTCAATCAAAATTCCAGCAATGGCGCTGCGCACAATGTAACCGGCTTCGGCAATCCTGCAGTCAATGGCTTTGTGTACACTGATGGAGCCTATCTGGGCACCTCCGGAAGCAATCAAGTGCAGTCATCGCAATACTACTACAACTTGGAGGGTAATGTGGTAGGCCCACTGTATCTTGCCTCAAATACTGCTGGCGCCCCCGCGAGCGCTTCTGGAAATAGTGGTGGACCGGTGTACCAGTACACTAGCGGCTCGGGGATCACGGCTACCGGCATTATCAGCGGCGGTAGCTATATCGTGCCATGCCCCGCTGGCGTTATAGCATCCTCTTGTACTTCTCGAGTATTTTTCAGCGGCGCCAGCAGAACTGCCGAAACTCTCGGACTTAGTGGGTTTTAG